One segment of Primulina huaijiensis isolate GDHJ02 unplaced genomic scaffold, ASM1229523v2 scaffold11357, whole genome shotgun sequence DNA contains the following:
- the LOC140965594 gene encoding K(+) efflux antiporter 2, chloroplastic-like isoform X2, with amino-acid sequence MMDVAYRISQPNVTHCGEVASWRVQENLNMSTSLKYSGFSCKLLRNMRLVPKYYLRKKLKKSVLCTGCIRIFGNPWLWYSDANGHPFYNCGPIFKMPKHVSLPHCQANDSIAYVNDNARDIELIESGNNGASLMSDVSKERSGKEEIESLGLDELKELLQKALKDLEVSSSNSIMFEEKAQSISEAAIALKDEAVKAWDEVNISLGNIQDIVNEEAIAKEGVHKAMTRLSLAEVKLQAAVDSLKILKENNDSPKELRESASEDENGVEQSSSSMEDEETLLAAKDEIRECHNHLENCESQLKRLQNRKEELQKELDRLNDVAEQTQIRVSKAEEDVTNIMLLAEQAVACELKATQNVDDTDIALQRAVKKLASSKGDAVDSTVEDRIAEEISQEKSEDGILEEREVLAEVAEILEPLPRGQSEELILSDASDTENEKLSLDIPKDPEADAEKLKTIKTSFFSSIEGDEFTPASVLHVLVESARKQLPKLVFGSLLVGAGFAFYIQRGGRVAQLIQQPDIISTSVDEVSATAKPLVPRIEQLRHKMKKLVKMLPRQEINEEEASLFDMLWLLLASVIFVPLFLKIPGGSPVLGYLAAGILIGPYGLSIIHNVHETKAIAEFGVVFLLFNIGLELSVERLSSMKKYVFGWGSAQVLVTAVVAGLLAHFVAGQPSPAAIVIGNGLALSSTAVVLQVLQERGESTSRHGRATFSVLLFQDLAVVVLLILIPLLSPSSSKGGVGFQAIAEALGLAAIKAVVAISAIIAGGRLLLRPIYKQIAENQNAEIFSANTLLVILGTSLLTARAGLSMALGAFLAGLLLAETEFSLQVESDIAPYRGLLLGLFFMTVGMSIDPKLLVSNFPVVTGALGLLIVGKTILVVLVGRIFGISIVSAIRVGLLLAPGGEFAFVAFGEAVNQGIMSTQMSSLLFLVVGISMALTPLLAAGGQLIASRFELHDVRSLLPVESETDDLRDHIIICGFGRVGQIIAQLLSERLIPFVALDVRSDRVTVGRALDLPVYFGDAGSREVLHKIGAERACAAAVTLDSPGANYRTVWALSKYFPNVKTFVRAHDVDHGLNLEKAGATAVVPETLEPSLQLAAAVLAQAKLQTSEIAAAINEFRSRHLSELTELCEASGSSLGYGFTRVSKPKPQPSDSSEENQFNGGALAI; translated from the exons ATGATGGATGTTGCATACCGTATATCTCAACCCAATGTGACTCACTGTGGTGAAGTTGCAAGTTGGAGGGTACAGGAAAACTTAAATATGTCAACGAGCTTAAAATATAGTGGTTTTAGTTGTAAGTTGTTAAGAAATATGAGACTAGTTCCTAAATATTATTTACGTAAGAAATTGAAGAAAAGCGTTTTGTGCACAGGCTGTATAAGAATTTTTGGCAATCCCTGGTTGTGGTATAGTGATGCCAATGGTCATCCATTTTACAACTGTGGCCCTATTTTTAAAATGCCAAAGCATGTTAGTTTGCCTCATTGTCAGGCGAATGATTCGATTGCTTATGTAAATGATAATGCTAGAGACATTGAATTGATTGAGAGTGGCAATAATGGAGCTAGCCTTATGTCTGATGTTTCCAAAGAAAGATCAGGGAAAGAAGAAATTGAGAGTCTTGGTTTGGATGAATTGAAGGAGCTGCTGCAGAAGGCACTGAAAGATTTGGAAGTTTCAAGCTCTAATAGTATCATGTTTGAGGAAAAAGCCCAGAGTATATCAGAAGCCGCTATAGCACTTAAAGATGAAGCTGTAAAGGCTTGGGACGAGGTAAATATTTCTCTTGGTAATATTCAAGATATAGTGAATGAAGAGGCTATTGCTAAGGAAGGCGTTCATAAAGCAATGACACGCCTTTCTTTGGCTGAGGTAAAACTCCAAGCGGCAGTTGATTCACTGAAAATCCTGAAAGAGAACAACGATTCTCCTAAAGAATTGAGAGAAAGTGCTTCAGAGGATGAAAATGGAGTTGAACAATCAAGTTCGTCGATGGAAGATGAGGAAACACTTTTGGCTGCTAAGGATGAAATAAGAGAGTGTCACAATCATTTAGAAAATTGTGAGTCTCAGCTCAAAAGGTTACAAAACAGGAAAGAGGAGTTGCAAAAGGAATTGGACAGGCTGAACGATGTTGCAGAGCAGACACAGATTAGAGTGTCTAAAGCAGAGGAAGATGTTACAAACATCATGCTTCTTGCCGAGCAAGCAGTTGCGTGTGAACTGAAGGCCACACAAAACGTTGATGATACTGATATTGCATTACAGAGAGCCGTAAAGAAACTTGCCTCTTCCAAGGGTGATGCTGTAGATTCTACAGTTGAGGACAGAATTGCTGAAGAGATATCTCAAGAAAAATCTGAAGACGGCATTCTTGAGGAACGAGAAGTGCTAGCTGAAGTTGCTGAGATACTTGAACCTTTACCACGTGGCCAGTCAGAGGAACTAATCTTGTCAGATGCGAGTGACACAGAGAACGAAAAGTTGAGCCTGGACATTCCAAAAGACCCTGAAGCAGATGCAGAGAAGTTGAAAACAATTAAAA CCTCATTTTTCTCTTCTATAGAGGGGGATGAGTTCACACCAGCTTCAGTTCTTCACGTTCTTGTAGAGTCTGCTAGAAAGCAACTCCCAAAGTTGGTGTTTGGGTCCCTGCTAGTTGGAGCTGG TTTTGCCTTCTATATCCAACGGGGTGGAAGGGTTGCTCAGCTAATTCAGCAGCCAGATATTATCAGTACCAGTGTTGATGAAGTATCAGCTACTGCAAAGCCACTAGTTCCACGCATTGAACAGCTTCGCCATAAAATGAAGAAACTGGTCAAAATGCTTCCTCGCCAAGAG ATAAATGAGGAGGAAGCTTCCTTATTTGACATGCTGTGGTTACTACTTGCCAGTGTTATATTCGTACCACTTTTCCTGAAAATTCCTGGAG GCAGTCCTGTTCTTGGATACTTGGCTGCTGGAATCTTAATTGGACCTTATGGTCTATCTATTATCCATAATGTACATGAAACGAAGGCAATAGCTGAGTTTGGAGTTGTCTTCTTGTTATTCAATATTGGTCTTGAG CTCTCTGTTGAAAGGCTGagttccatgaaaaaatatgttttcGGGTGGGGTTCTGCTCAG GTCTTGGTGACAGCTGTTGTTGCTGGCCTGTTAGCTCATTTTGTTGCTGGTCAGCCTAGTCCTGCTGCAATTGTCATTGGGAATGGCCTTGCATTATCTTCAACTGCTGTTGTCTTGCAG GTCCTGCAGGAACGTGGTGAGAGCACATCACGCCATGGCCGAGCCACTTTTTCTGTTTTACTCTTTCAG GACTTGGCTGTGGTAGTTTTGCTTATCCTGATTCCACTTTTATCACCAAGTTCATCTAAAGGAGGG GTTGGTTTCCAAGCCATTGCCGAAGCACTTGGATTGGCAGCCATCAAGGCAGTTGTAGCTATCTCAGCAATAATTGCTGGAGGGCGCTTG CTTCTTCGCCCGATTTATAAGCAAATTGCGGAGAATCAAAATGCAGAAATTTTTTCTGCAAATACTCTTCTTGTTATCCTGGGGACTAGTCTCCTAACTGCCAGG GCTGGCCTTTCCATGGCTTTGGGAGCATTTTTGGCTGGTTTGCTTTTAGCAGAAACCGAATTTTCATTGCAGGTCGAATCTGACATTGCTCCATACCGTGGTCTTCTACTGGGTCTCTTTTTCATGACG GTTGGGATGTCCATTGATCCAAAACTTCTAGTTTCGAACTTTCCAGTTGTTACTGGAGCATTAGGACTTCTAATAGTCGGCAAGACAATCTTGGTTGTGCTAGTTGGCAGgatttttggtatttcaatCGTATCAGCAATAAGAGTTGGTCTTCTACTTGCCCCGGGTGGAGAATTTGCGTTTGTAGCTTTTGGTGAAGCAGTTAATCAG GGTATAATGTCTACACAAATGTCGTCGTTGCTTTTTCTTGTGGTTGGAATTTCCATGGCCCTCACACCATTGTTAGCTGCTGGAGGCCAATTGATTGCCTCACGGTTTGAGCTACATGACGTCCGGAGTTTATTGCCTGTGGAAAGTGAG ACAGATGATTTGCGAGATCATATAATTATATGTGGTTTTGGACGAGTTGGTCAG ATTATAGCACAGCTTCTTTCTGAAAGATTGATTCCATTTGTTGCACTTGATGTCAGAAG CGACCGAGTTACTGTTGGTCGAGCACTTGACCTTCCTGTATATTTTGGTGATGCTGGTAGTCGAGAG GTCCTTCACAAGATTGGAGCCGAAAGAGCATGTGCTGCGGCTGTAACTTTAGATAGTCCTGGAGCAAATTATAGAACAGTTTGGGCTCTGAGCAAGTATTTTCCCAATGTTAAAACATTTGTCCGTGCTCATGATGTTGATCATGGCCTCAACTTAGAAAAGGCTGGAGCAACAGCG GTTGTCCCCGAGACTTTGGAACCAAGTTTGCAGTTAGCAGCTGCTGTCCTTGCACAA GCTAAACTGCAGACGTCAGAGATAGCTGCTGCAATTAACGAGTTTAGATCCCGCCATCTATCTGAGCTTACTGAG CTTTGTGAGGCAAGTGGAAGCTCTCTTGGTTACGGATTTACTCGAGTTAGTAAACCTAAGCCTCAACCTTCAGACTCTTCCGAGGAGAACCAATTCAATGGAGGAGCATTGGCAATATGA
- the LOC140965587 gene encoding uncharacterized protein produces MGAADTAEQPPPETTSDALLEAARYDDIDDLMSIASQGVSLNSKDSEGRTALHMASANGHINIVDYLIHNGVDINACNVEKNTPLHWACLNGHIEVVKHLILAGADISFLNNHERTPMDEAVGRGKMDVMDAMNEAAAQVELTGTRIS; encoded by the exons ATGGGAGCAGCGGACACAGCCGAGCAGCCGCCGCCAGAAACGACCTCCGACGCCTTGCTCGAG GCTGCTAGATATGATGATATAGATGATCTCATGAGCATAGCATCCCAGGGTGTTTCTTTAAATTCTAAGGATTCAGAGGGCCGCACAG CATTGCACATGGCTTCAGCAAATGGGCATATCAACATTGTGGACTATCTTATTCACAATGGTGTG GATATTAATGCTTGCAACGTGGAGAAAAACACCCCTCTTCATTGGGCTTGTCTCAATGGCCACATTGAG GTTGTCAAACATTTGATTCTAGCAGGAGCCGATATCTCATTTCTGAACAA CCACGAGAGAACTCCCATGGATGAGGCAGTTGGTAGGGGGAAGATGGATGTCATGGACGCCATGAATGAAGCGGCAGCCCAGGTTGAACTTACAGGAACCAGAATTTCATAA
- the LOC140965594 gene encoding K(+) efflux antiporter 2, chloroplastic-like isoform X1, which produces MMDVAYRISQPNVTHCGEVASWRVQENLNMSTSLKYSGFSCKLLRNMRLVPKYYLRKKLKKSVLCTGCIRIFGNPWLWYSDANGHPFYNCGPIFKMPKHVSLPHCQANDSIAYVNDNARDIELIESGNNGASLMSDVSKERSGKEEIESLGLDELKELLQKALKDLEVSSSNSIMFEEKAQSISEAAIALKDEAVKAWDEVNISLGNIQDIVNEEAIAKEGVHKAMTRLSLAEVKLQAAVDSLKILKENNDSPKELRESASEDENGVEQSSSSMEDEETLLAAKDEIRECHNHLENCESQLKRLQNRKEELQKELDRLNDVAEQTQIRVSKAEEDVTNIMLLAEQAVACELKATQNVDDTDIALQRAVKKLASSKGDAVDSTVEDRIAEEISQEKSEDGILEEREVLAEVAEILEPLPRGQSEELILSDASDTENEKLSLDIPKDPEADAEKLKTIKSKIQEIQKEATREGSPLTSPKALIKKSSRFFSASFFSSIEGDEFTPASVLHVLVESARKQLPKLVFGSLLVGAGFAFYIQRGGRVAQLIQQPDIISTSVDEVSATAKPLVPRIEQLRHKMKKLVKMLPRQEINEEEASLFDMLWLLLASVIFVPLFLKIPGGSPVLGYLAAGILIGPYGLSIIHNVHETKAIAEFGVVFLLFNIGLELSVERLSSMKKYVFGWGSAQVLVTAVVAGLLAHFVAGQPSPAAIVIGNGLALSSTAVVLQVLQERGESTSRHGRATFSVLLFQDLAVVVLLILIPLLSPSSSKGGVGFQAIAEALGLAAIKAVVAISAIIAGGRLLLRPIYKQIAENQNAEIFSANTLLVILGTSLLTARAGLSMALGAFLAGLLLAETEFSLQVESDIAPYRGLLLGLFFMTVGMSIDPKLLVSNFPVVTGALGLLIVGKTILVVLVGRIFGISIVSAIRVGLLLAPGGEFAFVAFGEAVNQGIMSTQMSSLLFLVVGISMALTPLLAAGGQLIASRFELHDVRSLLPVESETDDLRDHIIICGFGRVGQIIAQLLSERLIPFVALDVRSDRVTVGRALDLPVYFGDAGSREVLHKIGAERACAAAVTLDSPGANYRTVWALSKYFPNVKTFVRAHDVDHGLNLEKAGATAVVPETLEPSLQLAAAVLAQAKLQTSEIAAAINEFRSRHLSELTELCEASGSSLGYGFTRVSKPKPQPSDSSEENQFNGGALAI; this is translated from the exons ATGATGGATGTTGCATACCGTATATCTCAACCCAATGTGACTCACTGTGGTGAAGTTGCAAGTTGGAGGGTACAGGAAAACTTAAATATGTCAACGAGCTTAAAATATAGTGGTTTTAGTTGTAAGTTGTTAAGAAATATGAGACTAGTTCCTAAATATTATTTACGTAAGAAATTGAAGAAAAGCGTTTTGTGCACAGGCTGTATAAGAATTTTTGGCAATCCCTGGTTGTGGTATAGTGATGCCAATGGTCATCCATTTTACAACTGTGGCCCTATTTTTAAAATGCCAAAGCATGTTAGTTTGCCTCATTGTCAGGCGAATGATTCGATTGCTTATGTAAATGATAATGCTAGAGACATTGAATTGATTGAGAGTGGCAATAATGGAGCTAGCCTTATGTCTGATGTTTCCAAAGAAAGATCAGGGAAAGAAGAAATTGAGAGTCTTGGTTTGGATGAATTGAAGGAGCTGCTGCAGAAGGCACTGAAAGATTTGGAAGTTTCAAGCTCTAATAGTATCATGTTTGAGGAAAAAGCCCAGAGTATATCAGAAGCCGCTATAGCACTTAAAGATGAAGCTGTAAAGGCTTGGGACGAGGTAAATATTTCTCTTGGTAATATTCAAGATATAGTGAATGAAGAGGCTATTGCTAAGGAAGGCGTTCATAAAGCAATGACACGCCTTTCTTTGGCTGAGGTAAAACTCCAAGCGGCAGTTGATTCACTGAAAATCCTGAAAGAGAACAACGATTCTCCTAAAGAATTGAGAGAAAGTGCTTCAGAGGATGAAAATGGAGTTGAACAATCAAGTTCGTCGATGGAAGATGAGGAAACACTTTTGGCTGCTAAGGATGAAATAAGAGAGTGTCACAATCATTTAGAAAATTGTGAGTCTCAGCTCAAAAGGTTACAAAACAGGAAAGAGGAGTTGCAAAAGGAATTGGACAGGCTGAACGATGTTGCAGAGCAGACACAGATTAGAGTGTCTAAAGCAGAGGAAGATGTTACAAACATCATGCTTCTTGCCGAGCAAGCAGTTGCGTGTGAACTGAAGGCCACACAAAACGTTGATGATACTGATATTGCATTACAGAGAGCCGTAAAGAAACTTGCCTCTTCCAAGGGTGATGCTGTAGATTCTACAGTTGAGGACAGAATTGCTGAAGAGATATCTCAAGAAAAATCTGAAGACGGCATTCTTGAGGAACGAGAAGTGCTAGCTGAAGTTGCTGAGATACTTGAACCTTTACCACGTGGCCAGTCAGAGGAACTAATCTTGTCAGATGCGAGTGACACAGAGAACGAAAAGTTGAGCCTGGACATTCCAAAAGACCCTGAAGCAGATGCAGAGAAGTTGAAAACAATTAAAAGTAAGATACAGGAAATACAGAAAGAAGCAACAAGAGAGGGTTCACCTTTGACCTCTCCAAAAGCATTGATAAAAAAATCCTCTCGTTTCTTTTCAGCCTCATTTTTCTCTTCTATAGAGGGGGATGAGTTCACACCAGCTTCAGTTCTTCACGTTCTTGTAGAGTCTGCTAGAAAGCAACTCCCAAAGTTGGTGTTTGGGTCCCTGCTAGTTGGAGCTGG TTTTGCCTTCTATATCCAACGGGGTGGAAGGGTTGCTCAGCTAATTCAGCAGCCAGATATTATCAGTACCAGTGTTGATGAAGTATCAGCTACTGCAAAGCCACTAGTTCCACGCATTGAACAGCTTCGCCATAAAATGAAGAAACTGGTCAAAATGCTTCCTCGCCAAGAG ATAAATGAGGAGGAAGCTTCCTTATTTGACATGCTGTGGTTACTACTTGCCAGTGTTATATTCGTACCACTTTTCCTGAAAATTCCTGGAG GCAGTCCTGTTCTTGGATACTTGGCTGCTGGAATCTTAATTGGACCTTATGGTCTATCTATTATCCATAATGTACATGAAACGAAGGCAATAGCTGAGTTTGGAGTTGTCTTCTTGTTATTCAATATTGGTCTTGAG CTCTCTGTTGAAAGGCTGagttccatgaaaaaatatgttttcGGGTGGGGTTCTGCTCAG GTCTTGGTGACAGCTGTTGTTGCTGGCCTGTTAGCTCATTTTGTTGCTGGTCAGCCTAGTCCTGCTGCAATTGTCATTGGGAATGGCCTTGCATTATCTTCAACTGCTGTTGTCTTGCAG GTCCTGCAGGAACGTGGTGAGAGCACATCACGCCATGGCCGAGCCACTTTTTCTGTTTTACTCTTTCAG GACTTGGCTGTGGTAGTTTTGCTTATCCTGATTCCACTTTTATCACCAAGTTCATCTAAAGGAGGG GTTGGTTTCCAAGCCATTGCCGAAGCACTTGGATTGGCAGCCATCAAGGCAGTTGTAGCTATCTCAGCAATAATTGCTGGAGGGCGCTTG CTTCTTCGCCCGATTTATAAGCAAATTGCGGAGAATCAAAATGCAGAAATTTTTTCTGCAAATACTCTTCTTGTTATCCTGGGGACTAGTCTCCTAACTGCCAGG GCTGGCCTTTCCATGGCTTTGGGAGCATTTTTGGCTGGTTTGCTTTTAGCAGAAACCGAATTTTCATTGCAGGTCGAATCTGACATTGCTCCATACCGTGGTCTTCTACTGGGTCTCTTTTTCATGACG GTTGGGATGTCCATTGATCCAAAACTTCTAGTTTCGAACTTTCCAGTTGTTACTGGAGCATTAGGACTTCTAATAGTCGGCAAGACAATCTTGGTTGTGCTAGTTGGCAGgatttttggtatttcaatCGTATCAGCAATAAGAGTTGGTCTTCTACTTGCCCCGGGTGGAGAATTTGCGTTTGTAGCTTTTGGTGAAGCAGTTAATCAG GGTATAATGTCTACACAAATGTCGTCGTTGCTTTTTCTTGTGGTTGGAATTTCCATGGCCCTCACACCATTGTTAGCTGCTGGAGGCCAATTGATTGCCTCACGGTTTGAGCTACATGACGTCCGGAGTTTATTGCCTGTGGAAAGTGAG ACAGATGATTTGCGAGATCATATAATTATATGTGGTTTTGGACGAGTTGGTCAG ATTATAGCACAGCTTCTTTCTGAAAGATTGATTCCATTTGTTGCACTTGATGTCAGAAG CGACCGAGTTACTGTTGGTCGAGCACTTGACCTTCCTGTATATTTTGGTGATGCTGGTAGTCGAGAG GTCCTTCACAAGATTGGAGCCGAAAGAGCATGTGCTGCGGCTGTAACTTTAGATAGTCCTGGAGCAAATTATAGAACAGTTTGGGCTCTGAGCAAGTATTTTCCCAATGTTAAAACATTTGTCCGTGCTCATGATGTTGATCATGGCCTCAACTTAGAAAAGGCTGGAGCAACAGCG GTTGTCCCCGAGACTTTGGAACCAAGTTTGCAGTTAGCAGCTGCTGTCCTTGCACAA GCTAAACTGCAGACGTCAGAGATAGCTGCTGCAATTAACGAGTTTAGATCCCGCCATCTATCTGAGCTTACTGAG CTTTGTGAGGCAAGTGGAAGCTCTCTTGGTTACGGATTTACTCGAGTTAGTAAACCTAAGCCTCAACCTTCAGACTCTTCCGAGGAGAACCAATTCAATGGAGGAGCATTGGCAATATGA